In Arthrobacter sp. SLBN-112, a genomic segment contains:
- a CDS encoding ABC-F family ATP-binding cassette domain-containing protein, with the protein MAHLLGGENLTVSYATRTVLDGLTLGLEEGDRIGMVGRNGDGKSTLMRLLALRSTPDSGRVTKRGDVNVGYLDQSDVLDGDLTVGAAIVGDQADYEWARNPQIREIMGGLVSDVDWHANVHALSGGQKRRVALAKLLIEDHDVIMLDEPTNHLDVEGVAWLARHLKTRWRANQGAFLVVTHDRWFLDEVCTKTWEVHDGIVDPFEGGYAAYVLARAERDRMASVVEGKRQQLVKKELAWLRRGAPARTAKPKFRIEAANALIADVPAPRDSMALNKMATARQGKDVLDLENISLNFRGDDAGRKLFDNITLRLAPGERLGLVGVNGAGKTTLLKLLNGEITPDAGKLKRGKTVVTAVLTQEVKELDAVADLRVIEVIEREKRSFNVGGKEFTAGQLVEQLGFTNQKQWTPVKDLSGGERRRLQLLRLLVGEPNVLMLDEPTNDLDTDTLAAVEDVLDGWPGTLVVVSHDRYLLERVTDHQMALLGDGKLRGLPGGVDQYLELREAALAGSTVTGGGNPVTSAGQAPATDGTSGPSEAEKRDARKALNRIERQLKKLDQQEKKLHDDMVKSTEKSDFDALAEQNRQLKDLADEKDTLELEWLESSELLGD; encoded by the coding sequence TTGGCACACCTTCTTGGCGGCGAGAACCTCACAGTCTCCTACGCGACCCGTACCGTCCTGGACGGCCTCACCCTGGGCCTTGAGGAGGGCGACCGGATCGGGATGGTGGGCCGGAACGGCGACGGCAAGTCCACGCTGATGCGGCTGCTGGCCCTGCGCTCCACGCCTGATTCCGGCCGTGTGACCAAGCGCGGCGACGTCAACGTGGGGTATCTGGACCAAAGCGACGTGCTCGACGGCGACCTGACGGTAGGTGCCGCGATCGTGGGGGACCAGGCGGATTACGAATGGGCGCGCAACCCGCAAATACGCGAAATCATGGGCGGCCTGGTGTCCGACGTCGACTGGCATGCCAACGTGCACGCCCTTTCCGGCGGACAGAAGCGGCGGGTGGCCCTGGCCAAGCTGCTGATCGAGGACCACGACGTCATCATGCTCGACGAACCCACCAACCACCTCGACGTCGAAGGCGTTGCCTGGCTTGCCCGACACCTGAAGACGCGCTGGCGGGCCAACCAGGGCGCCTTCCTGGTGGTCACCCACGACCGCTGGTTCCTGGACGAGGTCTGCACCAAAACCTGGGAAGTGCATGACGGCATCGTGGACCCCTTCGAGGGCGGTTACGCCGCGTACGTCCTGGCCCGCGCGGAACGGGACCGGATGGCGTCCGTGGTGGAAGGCAAGCGCCAGCAGCTGGTCAAGAAGGAGTTGGCGTGGCTTCGCCGCGGCGCACCGGCCCGGACGGCCAAACCCAAGTTCCGGATCGAGGCCGCCAACGCCCTCATTGCCGATGTCCCCGCACCGCGCGACTCGATGGCGCTGAACAAAATGGCCACCGCCCGCCAGGGCAAGGACGTGCTGGACCTGGAAAACATCTCCCTGAACTTCCGGGGCGACGACGCCGGCCGGAAGCTCTTCGACAACATCACCCTCCGCCTGGCTCCGGGCGAGCGGCTGGGGCTGGTGGGCGTCAACGGTGCCGGCAAGACCACCCTGCTGAAGCTGCTCAACGGCGAGATCACGCCCGACGCCGGGAAGCTCAAGCGGGGAAAGACCGTGGTCACGGCGGTTCTCACGCAGGAGGTCAAGGAGCTCGACGCCGTAGCGGACCTGCGCGTCATCGAGGTCATTGAGCGGGAGAAACGGTCTTTCAACGTGGGCGGCAAAGAATTCACCGCAGGCCAGTTGGTGGAGCAGCTTGGTTTCACCAACCAGAAGCAGTGGACACCGGTGAAGGACCTGTCCGGCGGTGAGCGGCGCCGGCTGCAGCTGCTGAGGCTGCTGGTGGGGGAGCCCAACGTCCTGATGCTCGACGAGCCAACCAACGACCTTGATACCGACACCCTCGCCGCCGTGGAGGACGTCCTGGACGGCTGGCCCGGCACCCTGGTGGTGGTCAGTCACGACCGCTACCTCCTCGAACGCGTCACCGACCACCAGATGGCCCTGCTGGGCGACGGCAAGCTCCGCGGCCTGCCCGGCGGCGTGGACCAGTACCTTGAGTTGCGCGAAGCAGCCCTGGCCGGTTCGACCGTCACCGGCGGCGGAAACCCCGTGACAAGTGCCGGCCAGGCGCCCGCCACAGACGGAACATCCGGGCCGTCCGAGGCCGAGAAGCGGGACGCCCGCAAGGCCCTCAACAGGATCGAACGGCAGCTCAAGAAGCTTGACCAGCAGGAGAAAAAACTCCACGACGACATGGTCAAAAGCACGGAGAAGTCCGATTTCGACGCACTCGCCGAACAAAACCGGCAACTCAAGGACCTGGCCGACGAGAAGGACACCCTGGAACTGGAGTGGCTGGAGTCCTCAGAACTCCTCGGCGACTGA
- a CDS encoding 4-(cytidine 5'-diphospho)-2-C-methyl-D-erythritol kinase produces MNAPAGRFAARTVRVKAPGKVNVSLAVGQLRPDGYHSVASVYLAVSLYEEVAATSTATPGITLSLSPESTLDLDAVDIPLDSNNLAYKAAAIMADVSEHATGVHLEITKRVPVAGGMGGGSADAAATLLACDALWNSGLSREELAHLAAELGADVPFSLLGGTAVGLGLGDKLSPALAKAQTHWVLVVADYGLSTPEVYRTLDRLRDAEGLTADEPTGVDPHILAAMRSGDAESLSRVLVNDLQRASISLSPALRDTLGIGESHGAIAGIVSGSGPTVALLADDPVAAEALAEDLRHQGLAALHVHGPVPGARIISDTHH; encoded by the coding sequence GTGAACGCCCCGGCAGGCCGCTTCGCGGCCAGGACCGTCCGGGTCAAAGCACCCGGCAAGGTCAATGTATCCCTGGCGGTAGGCCAGCTCCGGCCGGACGGCTACCACTCGGTCGCCAGTGTCTACCTCGCGGTATCCCTCTATGAGGAAGTTGCGGCCACCAGCACCGCGACTCCCGGGATCACGCTTAGCCTGAGCCCCGAAAGCACCCTGGACCTCGACGCCGTCGACATCCCCCTGGACAGCAACAACCTGGCCTACAAAGCAGCGGCGATCATGGCTGATGTTTCCGAGCACGCCACCGGCGTGCACCTGGAGATCACCAAGCGCGTCCCCGTGGCCGGCGGCATGGGTGGGGGCTCAGCCGACGCCGCCGCCACGCTCCTGGCCTGCGACGCCCTTTGGAACAGCGGGCTGTCCCGGGAAGAATTGGCCCATCTTGCCGCGGAACTGGGCGCGGACGTTCCCTTCTCGCTGCTCGGCGGCACCGCGGTGGGCCTGGGTTTGGGCGACAAACTTTCCCCTGCCCTGGCCAAGGCCCAGACCCACTGGGTGCTGGTGGTGGCCGACTACGGCCTGTCCACCCCGGAGGTGTACCGCACCCTTGACAGGCTGCGGGACGCCGAAGGCCTCACCGCGGACGAGCCCACCGGCGTCGACCCGCACATCCTGGCGGCCATGCGCAGCGGTGACGCCGAATCCCTGAGCCGCGTCCTGGTCAACGACCTGCAGCGCGCCTCCATCTCCCTATCCCCGGCACTGCGCGATACGCTGGGCATCGGTGAATCCCATGGCGCGATCGCCGGAATCGTGTCCGGTTCCGGCCCCACCGTGGCCCTGCTCGCCGACGACCCCGTGGCGGCCGAGGCACTCGCCGAGGATCTTCGGCACCAGGGCCTGGCGGCCCTCCACGTGCACGGCCCCGTCCCCGGGGCGCGCATCATCTCTGATACACACCACTAG
- the rsmA gene encoding 16S rRNA (adenine(1518)-N(6)/adenine(1519)-N(6))-dimethyltransferase RsmA, whose protein sequence is MTEPIPAVPAPLFGASDIRRLAEEIGIRPTKTLGQNFVIDGNTIRRIVTAAGVGPEETVLEVGPGLGSLTLGLLDAAAAVVAVEIDPVLAAKLPETVKEWRPAAAGAFHLVHADAMKVTGLPVEPTALVANLPYNVAVPVVLHLLQHFPSLRHGLVMVQDEVADRLAAGPGSKTYGVPSVKAAWYSQMRKAGVIGMNVFWPAPKIHSGLVAFTRREPPATTATREQVFAVVDAAFAQRRKTLRAALAGWAGGAPEAERCLVAAGVDPTARGEVIDIQAFARIAEARESRP, encoded by the coding sequence GTGACTGAACCGATCCCCGCCGTGCCCGCACCGTTGTTCGGCGCCTCCGACATCCGACGGCTGGCAGAGGAAATCGGGATCAGGCCCACGAAAACCCTCGGCCAGAACTTCGTGATCGACGGCAATACCATCCGGCGGATCGTTACCGCCGCCGGAGTGGGGCCGGAGGAGACCGTCCTTGAGGTCGGGCCAGGGCTTGGCTCCCTGACCCTGGGGCTGCTCGACGCTGCGGCGGCCGTGGTCGCCGTCGAAATCGATCCGGTCCTTGCAGCGAAGCTTCCGGAAACAGTCAAGGAATGGCGCCCCGCCGCCGCCGGGGCGTTCCACCTGGTCCACGCCGACGCCATGAAGGTCACCGGGTTGCCGGTGGAACCTACCGCCCTGGTGGCCAACCTGCCCTACAACGTGGCGGTTCCGGTGGTGCTGCACCTGCTGCAGCATTTCCCAAGCCTGCGGCACGGACTCGTGATGGTGCAGGACGAGGTGGCGGACCGCCTTGCCGCAGGCCCGGGGTCCAAGACCTACGGGGTACCGTCGGTCAAGGCCGCCTGGTACAGCCAGATGCGCAAAGCCGGCGTGATCGGCATGAACGTTTTTTGGCCGGCCCCCAAAATCCATTCCGGCCTGGTGGCCTTTACCCGCCGCGAGCCGCCGGCCACCACTGCCACCCGCGAACAAGTGTTTGCAGTGGTGGACGCAGCCTTCGCGCAGCGGCGCAAGACGCTTCGGGCCGCGCTCGCCGGCTGGGCAGGCGGTGCTCCGGAAGCGGAACGCTGCCTGGTTGCAGCGGGCGTGGACCCCACTGCCCGCGGCGAGGTCATCGATATCCAGGCCTTCGCCAGGATCGCCGAAGCCAGGGAATCACGGCCGTGA
- a CDS encoding ubiquitin-like domain-containing protein translates to MIKFFTSDGKFSYIKVGAQLLVLCGLVAGLVAFVGNNKTITLNVDGKTSSVQSFGGTVAQVVKSANLDLKPSDRVSPSLDASVQNGTVINVNQAKEVKVSLDGAEKTVNTTARDVEDLVTELGVASASAVSVPKDATLALAGSYVSISTPKTISIVADGKVNTATTTAATVGKVLEDAGVTLGANDRSSQPANADVVNNMVIKVSRVDTSQTAVTSEDVPFQTVTAESADMLKGDKQVTQAGAAGKIERTFKLVLVDGREASRTLVSENVAVQPVTEKVTVGTKAKPALEAAPAAAGANTGAAAPAMMNEAMWDKIAQCESTGNWSINSGNGYYGGLQFDIRTWIGAGGGAYAPNASLATKAQQIDIANRVYAQRGLSPWGCGWAASS, encoded by the coding sequence GTGATCAAGTTCTTCACATCGGACGGCAAGTTCAGCTATATCAAGGTTGGCGCCCAACTGCTGGTGCTCTGCGGTCTCGTCGCAGGCCTCGTGGCTTTCGTGGGCAATAACAAAACAATCACGCTCAACGTGGACGGCAAGACCTCGTCCGTGCAGTCCTTTGGTGGAACAGTGGCGCAGGTGGTCAAGAGCGCCAACCTGGACCTGAAGCCCAGCGACCGCGTATCGCCTTCGCTGGACGCTTCCGTGCAAAACGGCACCGTCATCAACGTCAATCAGGCCAAAGAGGTCAAGGTCAGCCTTGACGGGGCCGAAAAGACGGTCAACACCACGGCCCGGGATGTGGAAGACCTCGTGACCGAGCTCGGCGTCGCCAGCGCATCGGCCGTCTCGGTGCCCAAGGATGCCACGCTGGCACTGGCCGGTTCCTACGTCTCCATCTCCACACCCAAGACCATCAGCATCGTGGCCGATGGCAAGGTGAACACCGCCACCACCACGGCTGCAACCGTAGGCAAGGTCCTCGAGGATGCCGGCGTTACCCTCGGCGCCAATGACCGGTCCTCCCAGCCGGCCAACGCCGACGTGGTGAACAACATGGTCATCAAGGTCTCCCGGGTGGACACCAGCCAGACCGCTGTTACCAGCGAAGACGTGCCGTTCCAGACCGTTACCGCTGAAAGCGCCGACATGCTCAAGGGTGACAAGCAGGTGACCCAGGCCGGGGCCGCCGGAAAGATTGAGCGCACCTTCAAGCTGGTGCTCGTTGACGGCAGGGAAGCATCGCGCACCCTCGTGTCCGAGAACGTCGCCGTGCAGCCGGTTACCGAAAAGGTCACCGTTGGCACCAAGGCCAAGCCCGCCCTCGAAGCCGCACCCGCGGCAGCAGGTGCCAACACCGGTGCGGCCGCGCCGGCCATGATGAACGAAGCCATGTGGGACAAGATTGCCCAGTGTGAATCCACCGGAAACTGGAGCATCAACAGCGGCAACGGCTACTACGGCGGCCTCCAGTTCGACATCCGCACGTGGATCGGAGCCGGCGGCGGGGCGTATGCCCCGAACGCCAGCCTGGCCACCAAGGCCCAGCAGATCGATATCGCCAACCGCGTGTACGCCCAGCGCGGGCTGTCACCGTGGGGCTGCGGCTGGGCAGCCAGCAGCTGA
- a CDS encoding TatD family hydrolase, which translates to MCNPLTPAAYRAPDSGPADPEAPARKQYPPAPEPLPVPVMDNHTHLDFPDGTAPVGIKAALDAAAAVGVQGAVQVGCDLESSRFTVEAVQQDQRLLGAVALHPNDAPHYAARGELEAALAEIESLAAHPRVRAIGETGLDFYRTEGEGLRHQEYSFRRHIDIAKRLNLTLQIHDRDAHDDVVRVLREEGAPDRVVFHCFSGDEDLARTCNEQGWWMSFAGTLTFKNAANLRAALAVADRGLIMVETDAPFLTPHPHRGRPNASYMVPYTVRAMAELTGSDLAGLCNAISENTVRAYGSWA; encoded by the coding sequence ATGTGCAATCCGCTGACTCCCGCCGCCTACCGGGCGCCCGACTCAGGGCCTGCGGATCCGGAAGCTCCGGCCCGCAAGCAATATCCGCCCGCTCCCGAACCCCTGCCCGTACCGGTCATGGACAACCACACCCACCTGGACTTCCCTGATGGAACGGCGCCGGTGGGAATCAAGGCCGCGCTGGACGCGGCAGCAGCGGTAGGGGTCCAGGGGGCGGTCCAGGTGGGCTGCGACCTGGAGTCGTCACGGTTCACGGTGGAAGCCGTGCAGCAGGACCAGCGGCTCCTGGGAGCCGTTGCCCTGCACCCCAACGATGCTCCGCACTACGCCGCCAGGGGCGAACTGGAGGCGGCCCTCGCAGAGATCGAGAGCCTCGCGGCGCATCCCCGGGTCCGGGCGATCGGCGAGACGGGGCTGGACTTCTACCGTACGGAAGGTGAAGGGCTGCGCCACCAGGAGTATTCGTTCCGGCGGCACATCGACATCGCCAAGCGTTTGAACCTCACCCTCCAGATCCATGACCGGGACGCGCACGACGACGTGGTGCGGGTGCTGCGGGAGGAAGGCGCACCGGACAGGGTGGTGTTCCACTGCTTCTCCGGCGACGAGGACCTTGCGAGGACCTGCAACGAACAGGGGTGGTGGATGTCCTTCGCCGGGACCCTGACCTTCAAGAACGCCGCGAATCTTCGCGCCGCGCTCGCCGTTGCTGACCGCGGGCTCATCATGGTGGAAACGGATGCCCCGTTCCTGACCCCGCATCCGCACCGGGGGCGGCCAAATGCCAGCTACATGGTCCCGTATACGGTCCGGGCCATGGCAGAATTGACAGGCTCCGACCTCGCCGGCCTGTGTAACGCCATCAGCGAAAATACCGTGCGGGCTTACGGATCCTGGGCCTGA
- a CDS encoding MoxR family ATPase — protein sequence MEPHRRTANDGSAPNLNLAGVTDAVSRLNGHRPAAMDAEAFHAAAQRILTTVNTVIDGKSDAAKLALTVLLAQGHLLVEDVPGVGKTLLAKTLARTIDCTVNRIQFTPDLLPSDVTGVSIYNQASRLFEFRPGAVFANIVIGDEINRASAKTQSALLECMEEHQVTVDGNTYKLDEPFMVVATQNPIEMEGTYPLPEAQRDRFMARISMGYPDKDAEIEMLETHQAVSPLATVTPVVTASEVAAMTTTVQQVYVSAAVKEYTVSLGRATRESPLLRLGASPRSMLQLLRAAKATAALDGRDFVLPDDVAGVAEAVLAHRIIVDRKAAGAGENPHSVLQKILSRLPVPQAPPGQASRPAAAAGGRNR from the coding sequence ATGGAACCCCACCGACGCACTGCCAACGATGGGAGCGCACCGAACCTCAACCTGGCCGGCGTCACGGATGCCGTCAGCAGGCTGAACGGGCACCGGCCCGCGGCCATGGACGCGGAGGCGTTCCACGCCGCGGCCCAACGCATCCTCACCACAGTCAACACGGTGATCGACGGCAAGTCGGATGCCGCCAAGCTGGCGCTGACTGTCCTGCTCGCGCAAGGCCACCTGCTGGTGGAGGATGTTCCCGGCGTCGGAAAAACCCTCCTGGCCAAGACGCTCGCCCGGACCATCGACTGCACCGTCAACCGCATTCAGTTCACCCCGGACCTGCTGCCCTCGGACGTGACCGGTGTGTCCATTTACAACCAGGCCTCACGGCTCTTTGAATTCCGGCCCGGCGCCGTCTTCGCGAACATCGTCATTGGTGACGAGATCAACCGCGCCTCCGCCAAGACGCAGTCCGCCCTGCTGGAGTGCATGGAGGAGCACCAGGTGACGGTGGACGGCAACACCTACAAGCTTGACGAACCGTTCATGGTAGTGGCCACCCAGAACCCCATCGAGATGGAGGGCACGTATCCCCTGCCGGAGGCACAGCGGGACCGCTTCATGGCCCGGATCTCCATGGGCTATCCGGACAAGGACGCCGAGATCGAAATGCTTGAGACCCACCAGGCGGTATCACCGCTGGCCACTGTCACCCCGGTGGTGACGGCGTCTGAAGTGGCGGCGATGACTACCACCGTCCAGCAGGTCTACGTTTCGGCGGCCGTGAAGGAATACACCGTCTCGCTGGGCCGCGCCACCAGGGAAAGCCCCCTGCTCCGGCTGGGTGCGAGCCCCCGTTCCATGCTGCAGCTGCTGCGTGCGGCCAAGGCCACGGCTGCGCTGGACGGACGCGATTTCGTCCTGCCGGACGACGTCGCAGGCGTCGCCGAGGCCGTGCTGGCGCATCGGATTATCGTCGACCGGAAGGCCGCCGGCGCGGGGGAAAACCCGCACAGCGTCCTGCAAAAAATCCTCTCCCGGCTGCCCGTTCCGCAAGCGCCCCCGGGGCAGGCGTCGCGCCCGGCGGCGGCTGCCGGCGGCAGGAACCGCTAG
- a CDS encoding DUF58 domain-containing protein, giving the protein MALLDKLPRHLFTRRGWGMLAAGAFALAAAQVMGRRDLLTLALLLLVLPLVSLAGIRLVKPKFRVYREFNPSTVETSAPAIVHLAVGRTGPGTGHVTMEERLPPQFGQAPAFRFPSRSAAGGTSRYEYHLTSGYRGLFRIGPVTAEFTDPFGLSLHRQAIDDGDVLTVTPAAVALPATVLDGARGNDGVTTTRIRANPSDDDVMTREYRHGDPMRRVHWAATARHGALMVRQEESVTTPEATIILDHRSGAFGGATGTTMPGLPGRNGHGLATSDTFEWSVVAAMSVSAHLAERNYSLRILDAGGNPAFLHSPSSPEPAAEEFSGTYGLQSIAESLAAIHLSGPSHLRRDGGVPDFPGRNRRHRAVSGTKAPGADQEPPAFDDHLMDKLSAHRMRGPLIAVLGRISAEEATALAPAAAYGTNAFALLAVDKPADFHGVLDVLRQRGWRAAAVTPHARLTAAWGQFDEDPALPVAPASEVRRGAGVAK; this is encoded by the coding sequence ATGGCGCTCCTGGACAAGCTTCCCCGGCACCTGTTCACCAGGCGCGGCTGGGGCATGCTCGCCGCGGGGGCGTTCGCCCTGGCCGCTGCGCAGGTCATGGGGCGCCGGGACCTGTTGACCCTGGCACTGCTGCTGCTGGTGCTGCCGCTGGTGTCCCTGGCCGGGATCCGGCTGGTGAAACCGAAGTTCCGGGTGTACCGGGAATTCAATCCCTCGACCGTGGAAACGTCCGCCCCGGCCATCGTCCATCTTGCGGTGGGCAGGACGGGCCCGGGGACGGGCCACGTAACCATGGAGGAGCGGCTGCCCCCGCAATTTGGCCAGGCTCCGGCATTCCGGTTTCCTTCCCGTTCCGCTGCGGGCGGCACCAGCCGCTACGAGTACCACCTGACGTCGGGCTACCGCGGCCTGTTCCGGATCGGGCCGGTCACGGCGGAGTTCACCGACCCGTTCGGTCTATCGCTGCACCGCCAGGCCATCGACGACGGCGATGTCCTCACCGTGACGCCGGCCGCCGTCGCGCTGCCTGCCACGGTGCTGGACGGAGCGCGCGGCAACGACGGCGTCACTACCACCCGCATCCGCGCCAATCCGAGCGATGACGACGTCATGACCCGCGAATACCGGCACGGCGACCCTATGCGCCGGGTCCACTGGGCCGCCACGGCGAGGCACGGGGCCCTGATGGTCCGCCAGGAGGAATCAGTCACCACGCCGGAAGCCACCATCATCCTGGACCATCGCTCGGGTGCGTTTGGCGGCGCGACCGGGACGACGATGCCCGGGCTTCCCGGTCGAAACGGCCATGGGCTGGCCACCAGCGACACCTTTGAGTGGTCGGTCGTCGCCGCCATGTCCGTCAGCGCCCACCTGGCGGAACGCAATTACAGCCTCCGCATCCTCGATGCCGGCGGTAATCCGGCCTTCCTGCATTCGCCCTCTTCCCCGGAACCTGCGGCTGAAGAGTTCAGTGGCACCTACGGCCTGCAGTCCATTGCCGAAAGCCTGGCCGCGATCCATCTGTCCGGGCCATCCCACCTGCGGCGGGACGGTGGGGTCCCGGACTTCCCGGGCAGGAACAGGAGGCACCGGGCTGTCAGCGGAACCAAGGCTCCGGGCGCGGACCAGGAACCGCCGGCCTTTGACGACCACCTGATGGACAAGCTGAGCGCGCACCGGATGCGCGGACCGTTGATCGCCGTGCTGGGAAGGATCAGTGCCGAGGAGGCGACGGCGTTGGCACCCGCGGCCGCGTACGGCACCAACGCCTTCGCCCTCCTTGCCGTGGACAAGCCGGCTGACTTCCACGGCGTGCTGGACGTACTGCGGCAGCGCGGCTGGCGTGCTGCCGCCGTGACGCCGCATGCCCGGCTCACGGCAGCATGGGGGCAGTTCGACGAGGACCCGGCCCTGCCCGTGGCACCCGCGTCCGAGGTCCGCCGCGGAGCAGGAGTGGCCAAATGA